A DNA window from Methylobacterium sp. NMS14P contains the following coding sequences:
- a CDS encoding methyl-accepting chemotaxis protein: MLAFVSIVGVQISSVGAVMMDGRKAAIRAQVESAHGIVAAFAQQAEAGAITADEARRRAAEALRAMRYNGGDYVFVYSSAPGNIGRNVVHPDPKIEGTRSRDDATMKKTFVWTMIRHGQEGGGFTEYRWARLGETEPAPKVAYSLAYEPWQWVINSALYVDDIHAMDRARMVTTLLWLTPLAIGIGLVGFLLARSITRPLSAFTAALRRLADGATDADIPGLGRRDEIGHMAEAAGVFRDSMIQARTLSTEQRAEQERRQERAQWMETVTRSFDAEASQLLARVDTAAAGMREACRAMADTAAQASRQAGSAAGAAQQAAANVQTVAAATEELSASIGEIGGQVTKSAAIAGQAVTEAERTDRQIRGLAGAAERIGEVVRIISAIAEQTNLLALNATIEAARAGESGRGFAVVAAEVKGLAGQTAKATEEITAQVAAIQGETTEAVGAVHSIGRTVDTMNAIASAIAAAVEQQRFATGHISQNIDAAARGTDAVSQNVVSASSAAEATHRVAGEVGAAAGDVCRSAEALRAEVMRFLVEMRAA, from the coding sequence TTGCTGGCTTTCGTATCGATCGTGGGCGTTCAGATCTCGTCCGTCGGCGCGGTGATGATGGATGGCCGCAAGGCCGCCATCCGCGCCCAGGTCGAGTCGGCGCACGGCATCGTGGCGGCGTTCGCCCAGCAGGCGGAGGCCGGCGCCATCACGGCCGACGAGGCGCGGCGGCGCGCCGCGGAGGCGCTGCGGGCGATGCGCTACAACGGCGGCGACTACGTCTTCGTCTACAGCTCGGCCCCGGGCAATATCGGTCGCAACGTCGTCCATCCCGATCCCAAGATCGAGGGCACGCGGTCCCGCGACGACGCGACGATGAAGAAGACCTTCGTCTGGACGATGATCCGGCACGGCCAGGAGGGCGGCGGCTTCACCGAGTACCGCTGGGCCCGCCTCGGCGAGACCGAGCCCGCCCCGAAGGTCGCCTACTCGCTCGCCTACGAGCCCTGGCAATGGGTCATCAACTCGGCCCTGTACGTGGACGACATCCACGCCATGGACCGGGCGCGGATGGTCACCACCCTGCTCTGGCTGACACCCCTCGCGATCGGGATCGGGCTGGTCGGGTTCCTGCTGGCGCGCAGCATCACGCGACCCCTGAGCGCCTTCACGGCGGCCCTGCGCCGTCTCGCCGACGGCGCGACGGACGCCGACATTCCGGGACTCGGTCGGCGCGACGAGATCGGCCACATGGCCGAGGCCGCCGGCGTGTTCCGGGACAGCATGATCCAGGCCCGGACCTTGTCGACCGAGCAGCGCGCCGAGCAGGAGCGCCGGCAGGAGCGCGCCCAGTGGATGGAGACGGTGACCCGCAGCTTCGACGCCGAGGCGAGCCAGCTCCTGGCGCGGGTCGATACCGCCGCGGCCGGCATGCGGGAGGCCTGCCGGGCGATGGCCGACACCGCCGCGCAGGCCTCGCGGCAGGCGGGCTCGGCGGCCGGGGCGGCGCAGCAGGCGGCGGCCAACGTGCAGACGGTGGCGGCGGCCACCGAGGAGCTGTCCGCCTCGATCGGCGAGATCGGTGGGCAGGTCACCAAGTCGGCCGCGATCGCCGGTCAGGCGGTGACCGAGGCCGAGCGGACCGACCGGCAGATCCGCGGCCTCGCCGGAGCGGCGGAGAGGATCGGGGAGGTCGTGCGGATCATCTCGGCGATCGCCGAGCAGACCAACCTGCTGGCCCTGAACGCCACGATCGAGGCGGCGCGGGCGGGCGAGTCGGGACGCGGCTTCGCCGTGGTCGCCGCCGAGGTGAAGGGCTTGGCCGGGCAGACCGCGAAGGCCACCGAGGAGATCACCGCGCAGGTCGCGGCGATCCAGGGCGAGACGACGGAGGCGGTCGGGGCGGTCCACTCGATCGGCCGGACCGTCGACACGATGAACGCGATCGCCAGCGCGATCGCGGCGGCCGTCGAGCAGCAGCGGTTCGCCACCGGGCACATCTCGCAGAACATCGACGCGGCCGCCCGGGGGACCGACGCGGTGAGCCAGAACGTGGTCTCGGCCTCGTCGGCCGCGGAGGCGACGCACCGCGTGGCCGGGGAGGTCGGCGCGGCCGCGGGCGACGTCTGCCGCAGCGCCGAGGCCCTGCGCGCCGAGGTGATGCGCTTCCTGGTCGAGATGCGCGCCGCCTGA
- a CDS encoding SDR family oxidoreductase, giving the protein MTTDPLHKYPRPPFAAQPQSFPGKTGRMEPEPDHGEASYKGSGKLTGQAALITGGDSGIGRAVAIAFAREGADIAISYLPDEQADAEAVAQWVEKAGRRALLLPGDLKDAAYGRQIVARTVETFGRLDVLVNNGAFQQPNEDLAKIDDTVFEDHFRTNVFGAFYVTKAALAHLKPGASVIFTSSVNSKHPMPSLLAYSATKGALSNMVLSLAQLLADKGVRVNGVLPGPIWTPFIPSGMSQDSVKSFGSQVPFGRPGQPAELASAYVMLASEESSYTSGALVTVAGAMPVF; this is encoded by the coding sequence GTGACCACGGATCCGCTGCACAAATATCCCCGCCCGCCCTTCGCGGCGCAGCCCCAGAGCTTCCCCGGCAAGACCGGCCGCATGGAGCCGGAACCCGACCACGGCGAGGCGAGCTACAAGGGTTCGGGCAAGCTGACCGGCCAGGCGGCGCTGATCACCGGCGGCGATTCCGGCATCGGCCGCGCGGTCGCCATCGCCTTCGCCCGCGAAGGGGCCGACATCGCCATCTCCTACCTGCCCGACGAGCAGGCCGACGCGGAGGCGGTCGCCCAGTGGGTCGAGAAGGCCGGACGGCGGGCGCTGCTCCTGCCGGGCGACCTCAAGGACGCGGCCTACGGCCGCCAGATCGTCGCCCGCACGGTGGAGACGTTCGGGCGCCTCGACGTGCTGGTCAACAACGGCGCGTTCCAGCAGCCGAACGAGGACCTCGCCAAGATCGACGACACGGTGTTCGAGGACCATTTCCGCACCAACGTGTTCGGCGCGTTCTACGTGACCAAGGCGGCGCTCGCCCATCTGAAGCCCGGCGCCTCGGTGATCTTCACCTCCTCGGTGAACTCCAAGCACCCGATGCCGTCGCTCCTCGCCTACAGCGCCACCAAGGGCGCCCTGAGCAACATGGTGCTCAGCCTCGCCCAGCTGCTCGCCGACAAGGGCGTGCGCGTGAACGGCGTGCTGCCCGGGCCGATCTGGACGCCGTTCATCCCCTCCGGGATGAGCCAGGATTCGGTGAAATCCTTCGGCAGCCAGGTGCCGTTCGGCCGGCCCGGACAACCGGCCGAACTCGCCTCGGCCTACGTGATGCTGGCCTCCGAGGAGAGCAGCTACACGTCGGGCGCGCTCGTCACGGTGGCCGGGGCCATGCCGGTGTTCTGA
- a CDS encoding flagellar motor protein MotB — protein sequence MTTIIIKKVKKAAHAHHGGAWKIAYADFVTAMMAFFLLMWLISMTTQEQKIGLAEYFSPAALSPATSGAGGILYGTALDTAGNKPSTPRDAERGSAEREVTSRPTSPGRASDVEASRPVASVEANWSAIASLRQALQTMPDIAELSKNIVIEQTKEGVNVSLVDQDGRSMFREGSVEPYERTRRVLEALAPALRRMPNRLSITGYTAVARPGSTRAGEPWNLSAGRALAVREILSGAGVPNDNFSSVSGRGDTEPVFPDNPYLAPNRRVTVTLLNASPPVPPNLLR from the coding sequence ATGACCACGATCATCATCAAGAAGGTCAAGAAGGCCGCCCACGCCCACCACGGCGGGGCCTGGAAGATCGCCTACGCGGACTTCGTGACCGCCATGATGGCGTTCTTCCTGCTGATGTGGCTGATCAGCATGACGACGCAGGAGCAGAAGATCGGTCTGGCGGAATACTTCTCGCCGGCGGCCCTGAGCCCTGCAACCAGCGGCGCTGGCGGCATCCTGTACGGCACCGCCCTGGACACCGCGGGCAACAAGCCGTCCACGCCGCGCGACGCGGAGCGGGGCTCCGCCGAGCGGGAGGTCACGTCGCGCCCGACCAGTCCCGGCCGCGCCAGCGATGTCGAGGCCAGCCGCCCGGTCGCCAGCGTGGAGGCCAACTGGAGCGCCATAGCCAGCCTCCGGCAGGCGCTCCAGACGATGCCCGACATCGCCGAGCTGTCAAAGAACATCGTGATCGAGCAGACCAAGGAGGGCGTGAACGTGTCCCTCGTGGACCAGGACGGCCGCTCCATGTTCCGCGAGGGCTCCGTCGAGCCCTATGAGCGCACCCGTCGCGTGCTGGAGGCGCTCGCGCCCGCCCTGCGCCGGATGCCCAACCGCCTGTCCATCACCGGCTACACGGCCGTCGCGCGCCCGGGCTCGACGCGGGCCGGCGAACCCTGGAACCTCTCCGCCGGGCGCGCGCTCGCCGTGCGCGAGATCCTGTCGGGTGCCGGGGTTCCCAACGACAACTTCTCCTCCGTGTCGGGGCGCGGCGACACCGAACCGGTTTTCCCCGACAATCCCTACCTCGCGCCGAACCGACGGGTGACGGTCACGCTGCTCAATGCGAGCCCGCCGGTGCCCCCGAACCTCCTTCGCTGA
- a CDS encoding GFA family protein: MADDATIRSGRCHCGAVRFEAALSEDLASIRRCTCSYCRMRGAVVVMARPGGVRILQGAEALTTYRFHTGAAQHFFCSRCGVYTHHQRRSDPNVHAVNVACLDGVSPFDFPEVPVMDGVNHTNDTGQPTRRAGTLRFVPAE; the protein is encoded by the coding sequence ATGGCGGACGACGCGACGATCCGGTCCGGCCGCTGCCATTGCGGGGCCGTGCGCTTCGAGGCGGCCCTCAGCGAGGATCTCGCGTCGATCCGCCGTTGCACCTGCTCCTACTGCCGCATGCGCGGCGCCGTCGTCGTCATGGCGCGGCCGGGCGGGGTCAGGATCCTGCAGGGCGCGGAGGCGCTGACGACCTACCGGTTCCATACCGGGGCGGCGCAGCACTTCTTCTGTTCCCGCTGCGGCGTCTACACGCATCATCAGCGGCGGTCGGACCCGAACGTCCACGCCGTCAACGTGGCCTGCCTGGACGGGGTCAGCCCCTTCGATTTCCCGGAGGTCCCGGTGATGGACGGCGTCAATCACACGAACGATACCGGCCAGCCCACGCGGCGCGCCGGCACGCTGCGCTTCGTCCCCGCAGAGTGA